CAGCGATCCTGCCGGAGTGCCGGTCACCGAGGTCGCGCCGATCCGCAGCGTGTAGCCGTCGGCCTTGTCGTCGTTGCTGCTGCAGGAGATGGCCGTGGCGATGAGGGTGAGCGCAAAGGCAGTGCGCAGCAGGCGGTTGAACATGGGAGCGGGCCTCCGGGGGTCTCAATGCGTGAGCACACACGCGAATCCGCCCCAGTAGACGCCCGGCCTCGAACTCGGGGCGACGGTTTGGCTCAGCCTGACTGTTAAAACGCTGTGAGCCGCGGTGACCCGGAGATTGACCGCCCGACGACCCGCACAGTACGGTGGAACAACTATTTGGTACCAGTGGATGGGGAAGTGATCGGTGACGACGCAGCAGGCGGTGGAGCTTTATTACGACCCGTTCGACAACGACATCGACGACGACCCGTACCCGGTCTGGAAGCGGATGCGCGACGAGGCGCCGTTGTATTACAACGAGAAGTACAACTTCTATGCGCTGAGCCGCTGGGACGACGTGGCCCGGGAGTTGCCCAATTGGCAGGCCTACCGGTCGGGCCGGGGTACGACGGCCGACATCCTGTTCAGCGGCATCGAGGTGCCGCCGGGCATCCTGCTGTTCGAAGACCCGCCCCTGCACGATCTGCACCGGAGATTGTTGTCGCGGGTCTTCACGCCGCGTCGCATGCTGGCAGTCGAGGGCCTGGTGCGCGAGTTCTGCGCGAAGGCACTGGATCCCCTGCGCGAGCAGAACGGTCTGGACTTCGTCGCCGACCTAGGCGCATTCATGCCGATGCGGACCATCGGCTATCTGCTGGGTATCCCGGAGGAGGAGCAGCAGAGCATCCGGGACCGCAATGACAAGGCCATCACGGTGGCGTCCGTCGATGCCAGCGCGGACGGGGTCAGCCCGACCATCTTCCAGGACGCCATCACGATGTTCGCCGAGTACATCGAATGGCGGGCGTCGCATCCGTCCGACGACCTGATGACCGATCTGCTCACCGCAGAGATAGAGGAGGCGGACGGAACCTCACGGCCGCTGACCCGTACCGAGGTGCTCGCCTACACCGCGATGATCGCCGGCGCCGGCAATGAAACCACTGCTCGCCTCATCGGTTTCATGGGGCAGCTGCTCGCCGAGCATCCCGACCAGCGCCGCGAACTCGTCGCCGATCCGAGCCTGATCCCGGGCGCAGTGGAGGAGACGCTGCGTTTCGAACCGCCGTCACCGGTGCAGGCCCGATACGTCGCGCAGGATGTCGAGCACTACGGGCAGGCCATCCCCGAGGGCTCATACATGTTGTTGCTCAACGGATCGGCCAACCGCGACGAGTCGAAGTTCACCGATCCCGACCGCTTCGACATCCACCGCACCGGTGGTCACCTGAGCTTCGGTCAGGGCCTGCATTTCTGCCTGGGTTCGGCGTTGGCCCGACTGGAGGCCAGGGTCGCGTTCGAAGAGGTGCTCAAGCGGTGGACGGACTGGGAAGTCGATTACCCCAATGCTTTTCGGGCTCACACGTCCAGTGTGCGCGGGTGGGCGCGACTACCGGTCAAGTTCTAGCGGTACGTACCGGTGCGACTGCCGCCAGCACCGCGGTGACGACGGGCACGGTGAGCGTGAGCACGACCACCGAGGAGGTCCGCGGCGCGAAGATCGTCACCAGTTCGGAGGCCCCGATCTCGTGGAAGAGCCGGTCCAGGTCGGTCCACCCGAAGATCCCCTGCGCCACGGTGAGGATGCACCCGGCGATCACGACCAAGCGTGCCGCGGGGAATCCGACAGCCATCAGCACCCCACCGATGAAGAGCACTGCCGCCGCGACGACAGAGGCGGACAGCGGCTCGAACATCGCCAGCGTCCACGTCGCGCTCGGCGTGGTGGGCAGCAGGTCCGTCAGGTCGGTGATGTAGAGCAAGCTGTAGTCGAACTGCTTCTTGGCCAGCCACAGTTGGTAAGCGGCCATCGCCACAGCCAGGGCTGCGACGAGCAGGTTGAGCACCGGCCGGCCCTGCGGCTCCACAACGTCAGGATCCTCTGCGGTGCTGGGTGTTTCGTTTCCGGCGAGGAGAGCGAGGACCAGCGTGACGATCGACAGGGCCAACCAGACCCAGCGGGTCACACCGAGCACACCTTGATTCGTCCATGCCGCGAAACCTGGGCCGATCCACACCGCGAGCTCGATAAGCGTCAGCACGATCACCACCGAACTGGCCGCGATCACCAGCGTGCGGCCACGACGTTCGCCGCGGCCCAACAGCACGGCACCGGCGAAGAATGCGATGGTCACGGCAGCGAGCAGGACGAGGTTGAGGATCGAATGGCAGAACCGCAAAGGGGCGGTACCGAAGCCGTATCCGAAGGTGTACCAGGCCACGAGGAGCGCTCGCAGCGTCGCGACGATTCCGAGAAGGCCACATATATAGGTGAGGGTGATCGTGGTCAGCGCAGTTGGACGCACTACGCAAACCTAACAGCGGACCACCGGCCCCGCCGGGTGCCTATCGGCGCGCGCTCCAGCGGCCGGTCGAAGGCAGCATCGTGAACAGGATGGCGGCTACCGGAAGGACCGGCATCGCGTAGACGATGGGGTGCAGTCTTGCCCCGGCGATGAACAAACTGGCGAAAATCAGCAGGCCGATCACCGCGCCGACGACGACCAGCAGCCGGCCCATCCGCCGCCGCAGCAACAATGCGATGAGCCCTCCGATGGTTGCTGCAGCCGAGATCGCTGCCAGGAAACCGATGGCTACACAGAACAATCGGTCGGTGCGCCACCAGCCGGCGATCAGGTCGGTGGCGATGACGCCGGTGGCCCAGCCGCTGAGAATCGCGAAGGTGGCCGCCACGATCGACGTGCGCGGATTGATGCTCGCCGACGTGCGGGGGATGATCACGGGCCGGGCACGCGGCACGTAGCTCGTCCTGGCATCGTCGTCCGCGGGGCCGATGAGGCCCGTCTGCGGTCCACTGCCAGTGGTACCGGCGATCAGACTGGTCTGGGGTTCCGCGGCGGCTGCAGTGGGAATGGCGCCCGTGGGGTGACGCCGGATGATGCTGGTGTGCGGTTCGTCGGCGACTGGCACAGGTTTGGAAACGGGGTCCTGCGGCTGGCGCCGGATGATGCGGGTGCGGTCGTCGTCTTCGTCGGGGTGATCGGCTGCCAACTGCCCGTCGTCGCTCACTCAGCCAACATAGCTGCCGACGCTGAGACCTCTCTTGTTCAGCCACGGCACCGGATCGATGCGGCTGGTGCCGTTCTGCAGAACCTCGAAATGCAGGTGGGGGCCGGTGGAATAGCCCCGGTTGCCGACGGTGGCGATCTGATCGCCGGCCATTACGCGGTCACCCTCGCTGACGAGCCAGGTGTTGATGTGGCCATAGAGCGTGACGGTGCCGTCAGCATGGCGCAGCTTGACCCAGGCGCCGTAGCCGGCGGTCGGGCCCGCGGCGATCACGACGCCGTCGGAGACCGCCACGATCGGGGTACCGATCGGGCTGGCCAGGTCGATACCGGCGTGCAGCACGCCCCAGCGGTAGCCGAAGTTCGAAGTCCAGACATAGCCCTTCGTCGGCATGACGAACAGCGGGCGTGACAGCCGGGCCTCGCGCTCGGCACGCTCCTGCGCGAAGGCCGCGGCCTTGGTGATCTCCTCGGCATGTACCGAGGTGTCGGCGGTCGAGGACACCGAGACGATCTGCATGCCGTCTACCGATCCGGTGACGGAAGCGCCTTCGACGCGGGTGCCCTCCGAAGCCAGGATGGTGTCGTCCGCCTGGGTCTCGGTGGGGTTACCCAACGAGTAGGCGCCGGCAGCGGTGGCACCCGCGGCCATGGCGGCGATCATCAGGCGGCTCTTGACGGCGCCGGCGTGCTCCTTGCGGTGGGCACCGCGCCGGCCGGACAGGTTGATCACGTCCGTCGCGGCGACGCCGTCGCTCACGTCGGTGTGGCTGTCGCGGTAGGCGTGGGATGAATTCCGCGCTCCGCGCGGGGCCGTCGAGCTGCGGTCGCTGCCCGAGTCCGGGCGGAAGCGTGAGGGGACGGCGAGACGGACGGGCACCAAGTCGTCGGTGTCGTCCATGTCATCGAGTTCGGGGGCGTAGATCACGCCGGATTCGTGGTCGTCCGACTCGCGATCGTCCGGTACGGAACGGTCATCGAAGGCTTCGAAGGCGCTGAACGGGATGACGTCCGTGACCTCGGCGGCGCTCAGCTCATCAGGGGAAACCTGGCGTCTGCGGCGGCGCGCGTCCGTCGGCACCCCTCGCGGAGCTGCGGACGAACGATGCTGCGGCAAGACTCGAGAATCCTTCTTCGTCGTGACCTGAACGTTATCTGGACCAGAGGCACGTTAACCAAATCCCAATGATGGTGGCAACTTATGGGTCTATTCCGCGCTGGAATGTGATCCGTATCACCTCCCATGGGCGGTGAGATCTACCACATGAGCCGGAGGCGATGCTAATCCATCACTGGGTGGTGGATAAAGTGCCAGCGGGCCCGTCACAGGAGATATGGACCGGGCAGTTTTAAGTCAACGCAGACAGACAACGCCTATCTAGGAAGCACATGGATCTCTTCGAATATCAGGCGAAAGAGCTGTTCGCCAAGCACAACGTCCCCACGACTCCGGGCCGGGTGACCGACTCGGCAGAGGACGCCAAGGCGATCGCCACCGAAATCGGCAAGCCCGTGATGATCAAGGCTCAGGTGAAGGTCGGCGGCCGCGGCAAGGCCGGCGGCGTGAAGTACGCGGCCACCCCTGAGGACGCCCTGACCCACGCGCAGAACATCCTCGGCCTCGACATCAAGGGCCACGTCGTCAAAAAGTTGCTGGTTGCCGAGGCGAGCGACATTGCCGAGGAGTACTACATCTCCTTCCTGCTCGATCGCGCCAACCGCACCTACCTCGCCATGTGCTCGGTTGAGGGCGGCATGGAGATCGAGGAAGTCGCCGCCACCAAACCCGAGCGGCTGGCCAAGGTGCCCGTCGACGCCGTCAAGGGTGTCGACCTCGCCTTCGCCCGGTCGATCGCCGAGCAGGGCCACCTGCCCGCCGAGGTGCTCGACGCCGCCGCGGTGACCATCCAGAAGCTGTGGGAGGTGTTCGTCAAGGAGGACGCCACCCTGGTTGAGGTCAACCCGCTGGTGCGTACGCCCGACGACCAGATCCTGGCGCTGGACGGCAAGGTCACCCTGGACGCGAACGCCGACTTCCGGCAGCCCGGCCACGCCGAGTTCGAGGACAAGGACGCGACCGATCCGCTCGAGCTCAAGGCCAAGGAGAACGACCTCAACTACGTCAAGCTCGACGGCGCGGTCGGCATCATCGGTAACGGTGCCGGACTGGTCATGTCGACGCTGGACGTGGTCGCGTACGCCGGCGAGAAGCACGGCGGCGTGAAGCCGGCCAACTTCCTCGACATCGGTGGCGGCGCTTCGGCATCCGTGATGGCTGCCGGCCTGGACGTCATCCTCAACGACAGCCAGGTCAAGAGCGTGTTCGTCAACGTGTTCGGCGGCATCACCGCGTGTGACGCGGTGGCCAACGGCATCGTGCAGGCGCTGGAGATCCTCGGTGACGAGGCCAACAAGCCGCTGGTCGTCCGCCTGGATGGCAACAACGTCGAAGAGGGCCGTCGCATCCTGGCCGAGGCCAACCACCCCCTGGTGATCCAGGCCGAGACGATGGACGCCGGTGCCGACAAGGCCGCCGAGCTGGCGAATAAGTAAGGGACACTTGACATGTCGATTTTTCTGAACAAAGACTCCAAGGTCATCGTCCAGGGCATCACCGGCGGTGAGGGCACCAAGCACACCGCTCTGATGCTCAAGGCGGGCACGCAGGTCGTCGGCGGCGTCAACGCGCGCAAGGCCGGCACCAAGGTGGCGCACAAGGACAAGGACGGCAACGACATCGAGCTGCCGGTGTTCGGCTCGGTCGCCGAGGCCATGAAGGAGACCGGCGCTGACGTGTCGATCGCCTTCGTGCCGCCGGCCTTCTCCAAGGACGCCATCATCGAGGCCATCGACGCCGAGATCCCGCTGCTGGTGGTCATCACCGAGGGAATCCCGGTGCAGGACAGCGCTTATGCGTGGGCCTACAACGTCGACAAGGGTCAGAAGACCCGCATCATCGGCCCCAACTGCCCGGGCATCATCACCCCCGGTGAGTCGCTGGTCGGCATCACGCCGAACAACATCACCGGCAAGGGCCCGATCGGTCTGGTGTCGAAGTCGGGCACGCTGACCTACCAGATGATGTACGAGCTGCGCGATCTCGGTTTCTCGACCGCCATCGGCATCGGCGGCGACCCGGTCATCGGCACCACCCACATCGACGCCATCGAGGCGTTCGAGAAGGATCCCGAGACCAAGATCATCGTGATGATCGGTGAGATCGGTGGCGACGCCGAAGAGCGTGCCGCCGATTACATCAAGGCCAACGTCACCAAGCCGGTCGTCGGCTACGTCGCGGGCTTCACCGCTCCGGAGGGCAAGACCATGGGCCACGCCGGCGCCATCGTGTCCGGCTCGTCGGGCACCGCCGCGGCCAAGAAGGAAGCCCTTGAGGCTGCGGGCGTGAAGGTCGGCAAGACGCCGTCTGAGACCGCCAAGCTGGCTCGCGAGCTCTTCGAAAGCCTGTAAGTCGTTACAACGGAAAGGCCCCCGCTGCGGCGGGGGCCTTTTCGTTTGCGGCACTCGGCGGTCAGACCCGCCCGCCCAGGTGCTCGGCGAGGAACCGCTCGACGGCGTGGTACATGTCGATCTGGTTGTCCGGGTTGAGGAATCCGTGCCCCTCGTCCTCCTTGACCATGTATTCGACCTCGACGCCGCGCTTGCGCAGGGCTTCGACCAGGTTGTCGGATTCGGCCTGGACGACGCGAGAGTCGTTGGCGCCCTGGACCACCAGCAGCGGCGTGCGGATCTGATCGACCTTCGTGATGGGGGAGCGGGCCAGCATGTCGGCTTCCTGGGTGGGGTCGTTGTGGTCCCCGACGTACAGGTGCCAGTTGGTGGCCAGGAACGGCCGCGCGACATTCGGCAGCGTGCGCATGAAGTTGGCCAGGCTGGAGATGCCGACATAGTCGATGGCGGCGGCGAACACGTCCGGGGTGAACGTCACTCCGACGAGCGCGGCGTAGCCGCCGTAGGAACCGCCGAAGATGGCCACCTTGTCGCGGTCGGCATAGCCCTGCTTGACCGCCCAGTCCACGGCGTCGATCAGGTCGTCGTGCATCTTGCCGGCGAACTCGCCGATCGCCGCCTTCGTAAAGGCCTTTCCATAGCCGGTCGAGCCGCGAAAGTTGACCTGTAGCACCGCGTATCCGCGGTTGGCCAGCATCTGCACATCGGGCTGAAAGCCCCAGCAATCCCGGGACCACGGTCCGCCGTGCACCAGCAAGACCATCGGCAGGTCGGTGGCGTCGACCCCGACCGGCAGGGTCAGATACGAGTGGAGGTCGAGCCCGTCGCGAGAGGGGATGGTCACCGGCGTCATCGGTGCCAAT
Above is a window of Mycolicibacterium boenickei DNA encoding:
- a CDS encoding M23 family metallopeptidase; the protein is MPQHRSSAAPRGVPTDARRRRRQVSPDELSAAEVTDVIPFSAFEAFDDRSVPDDRESDDHESGVIYAPELDDMDDTDDLVPVRLAVPSRFRPDSGSDRSSTAPRGARNSSHAYRDSHTDVSDGVAATDVINLSGRRGAHRKEHAGAVKSRLMIAAMAAGATAAGAYSLGNPTETQADDTILASEGTRVEGASVTGSVDGMQIVSVSSTADTSVHAEEITKAAAFAQERAEREARLSRPLFVMPTKGYVWTSNFGYRWGVLHAGIDLASPIGTPIVAVSDGVVIAAGPTAGYGAWVKLRHADGTVTLYGHINTWLVSEGDRVMAGDQIATVGNRGYSTGPHLHFEVLQNGTSRIDPVPWLNKRGLSVGSYVG
- the sucD gene encoding succinate--CoA ligase subunit alpha; its protein translation is MSIFLNKDSKVIVQGITGGEGTKHTALMLKAGTQVVGGVNARKAGTKVAHKDKDGNDIELPVFGSVAEAMKETGADVSIAFVPPAFSKDAIIEAIDAEIPLLVVITEGIPVQDSAYAWAYNVDKGQKTRIIGPNCPGIITPGESLVGITPNNITGKGPIGLVSKSGTLTYQMMYELRDLGFSTAIGIGGDPVIGTTHIDAIEAFEKDPETKIIVMIGEIGGDAEERAADYIKANVTKPVVGYVAGFTAPEGKTMGHAGAIVSGSSGTAAAKKEALEAAGVKVGKTPSETAKLARELFESL
- the sucC gene encoding ADP-forming succinate--CoA ligase subunit beta yields the protein MDLFEYQAKELFAKHNVPTTPGRVTDSAEDAKAIATEIGKPVMIKAQVKVGGRGKAGGVKYAATPEDALTHAQNILGLDIKGHVVKKLLVAEASDIAEEYYISFLLDRANRTYLAMCSVEGGMEIEEVAATKPERLAKVPVDAVKGVDLAFARSIAEQGHLPAEVLDAAAVTIQKLWEVFVKEDATLVEVNPLVRTPDDQILALDGKVTLDANADFRQPGHAEFEDKDATDPLELKAKENDLNYVKLDGAVGIIGNGAGLVMSTLDVVAYAGEKHGGVKPANFLDIGGGASASVMAAGLDVILNDSQVKSVFVNVFGGITACDAVANGIVQALEILGDEANKPLVVRLDGNNVEEGRRILAEANHPLVIQAETMDAGADKAAELANK
- a CDS encoding cytochrome P450, with product MTTQQAVELYYDPFDNDIDDDPYPVWKRMRDEAPLYYNEKYNFYALSRWDDVARELPNWQAYRSGRGTTADILFSGIEVPPGILLFEDPPLHDLHRRLLSRVFTPRRMLAVEGLVREFCAKALDPLREQNGLDFVADLGAFMPMRTIGYLLGIPEEEQQSIRDRNDKAITVASVDASADGVSPTIFQDAITMFAEYIEWRASHPSDDLMTDLLTAEIEEADGTSRPLTRTEVLAYTAMIAGAGNETTARLIGFMGQLLAEHPDQRRELVADPSLIPGAVEETLRFEPPSPVQARYVAQDVEHYGQAIPEGSYMLLLNGSANRDESKFTDPDRFDIHRTGGHLSFGQGLHFCLGSALARLEARVAFEEVLKRWTDWEVDYPNAFRAHTSSVRGWARLPVKF